From Gottschalkiaceae bacterium SANA:
GGTTTTGCCGGTGCATTGACAGTCTTGGGTAGCATTCGTGAACTTTTGGGTGTGGGTTCTATCTTTGGTCATGTTATCCTTGGCGGTAGTTTCAAACCAGCGATCATGATGATCTTGCCTCCGGGTGCTTTTATCACGCTTGGACTTTTGATTGCCCTGTATCAGCATTCGAAAATCCGAAAGGAGGGACGTTAATCCATGAATCTATTTGCGATTTTTATTAGCGCTCTTTTTGTAAACAACTTTATCCTGGCACGTTTCTTGGGAATTTGTCCGTTTCTAGGGGTTTCAAAAAAAGTTGAAACGGCAGTAGGCATGAGTATGGCAGTAACCTTTGTTATGCTGTTGGCGTCGTTGATTACGTATATGCTTCAAATTTTGGTCTTGGACAAGTTTGGCCTTGGCTACTTGCAGACCATTATGTTTATTCTTGTCATTGCTTCCTTGGTACAATTGGTAGAAATGTTTGTGAAGAAAGCAAGTCCGACGCTTTATGAAGCGTTGGGGGTTTATCTTCCCTTGATTACAACCAACTGTGCGGTATTGGGTCTTGCGATCTTGAATATCCAAATGGAATTCAATCTTATTGAATTGGTTGTCAACTCTGTTGGCGCTGCCCTTGGTTTTTCCATGGCGATTATTCTTTTCGCAGGGATCCGGGAGCGTTTGGAGTTATCGAATATG
This genomic window contains:
- the rsxA gene encoding electron transport complex subunit RsxA, with translation MNLFAIFISALFVNNFILARFLGICPFLGVSKKVETAVGMSMAVTFVMLLASLITYMLQILVLDKFGLGYLQTIMFILVIASLVQLVEMFVKKASPTLYEALGVYLPLITTNCAVLGLAILNIQMEFNLIELVVNSVGAALGFSMAIILFAGIRERLELSNMPRAMEGFPIALITAGLMAMAFLGFAGFSIG